A portion of the Actomonas aquatica genome contains these proteins:
- a CDS encoding truncated hemoglobin codes for MSEPKKSLYERMGGRLGVMNLLRHFYADVRQHAEIGPVFGAHVHDWPTHLEKIGDFWSGVTGGPALYRGPMPFKHLHLQLGERHFQAWLGLWHRHCRAWLPAAEAEELIGYAEGIGGTLRRIVALHGDGAGSVGRS; via the coding sequence ATGTCAGAACCGAAGAAATCGCTTTATGAACGTATGGGCGGTCGACTGGGGGTGATGAACCTGTTGCGCCATTTTTATGCCGATGTGCGGCAGCATGCCGAGATCGGGCCGGTTTTCGGCGCGCATGTGCATGACTGGCCCACACACTTGGAGAAGATCGGCGATTTCTGGTCGGGGGTGACGGGCGGGCCGGCGCTTTACCGGGGACCGATGCCGTTCAAACACCTGCACCTGCAGCTAGGGGAGAGGCATTTTCAAGCCTGGCTCGGGCTGTGGCACCGGCATTGCCGGGCCTGGCTGCCGGCGGCCGAGGCGGAGGAGTTGATTGGTTATGCCGAGGGCATCGGCGGCACTTTGCGGCGGATCGTTGCCCTGCATGGCGACGGGGCGGGAAGCGTGGGCCGCTCATGA